One Spirochaeta africana DSM 8902 genomic window carries:
- a CDS encoding SUMF1/EgtB/PvdO family nonheme iron enzyme: MISCRTTPEPEPLPEPTQEPAPVQWQSLNLRQDSLVLSVGDSPQLAVDLVPESGELPDDPFELVNFTSDNDEVARVDGAGRVTALRPGTVQIHATLSGDGEQVTDEAQDAGEASLTDSVWVVVRDEIQFSNAEARFILIPDKQQDAEHTFWIMDTPVTHTLWQEVYRWAVQDRGDGRREDGGELYSIPSLGRRGNDGAQSKSGLHPVTRVSWRSAAVWMNALTEYYNAVTGSNRQLVYYVDSDEELPLRRATREERIRRDVFISQDNPHVVADADGFRLPRDHEWQSAATFPEGISSMREHAVYRDTSGGSTAEVASRAASLLGIYDLYGNVSEWVFDWHPGYVGDQRALRGGSWNSPGSELRPDSRDFARPYHEDGTHGLRPVRTERLIHPERINVTSESLDLTVGQSQQIEAEVLPRNASDRSLIWSSSNPEVASVTPDGVVRARAAGTTSIRIDAAGPHDVSRRVDVTVRIAVQGLSLQEYSAVLEPGQQLQLAAEIYPREATDTEVDWKSAHPDIVSVDSEGTVTAHSVGTTTITAVTRDGGLDTEFTAVVKLPVFLESGDEPDSTDADFSLVQVPAVQFPAGIDDDLTAEVDYEFWLADTEVTYALWARVRDWARESAGYTIPAAGRRGGYWPDRVATGPDHPVTEVDWVSAMAWMNALTEMYNQVNDADLVPVYYADPDFQQPLGRAANTADAARGGIHVRSRADGFRLPFAEEWELAARYKGADSSGGAMEFPENSGGFWTPGNYASGAVGSVDDHRATREVAVVPGVPGSTEAVRSRSPNPLWLWDMSGNISEWVLLADADGGSSYAPAHRGGSYFDNPSALRVSRVEAEQDENGLFGFTAGLRIARGAADTSPATRVVPDSEQEEPAPEPQPEAADPEQESEPESAQPAQEPQASMPESEPDPASESETVSGPAQPETDDGTIGTLVENYSDIDLELVSAGGFAIGTTEITYGQWRTVYNWAAENGYQIPDEGARHFSAESDDYPVTRVSWRSALVWTNALTEYLNEQYSSSLQPVYYVDADFRTPLRQASNTSRVDTTPGSVDAPHVHPDADGFRLPTAQEWLAAATWGGEQEDWISGADALLDDPQTAAELAVFGTAAPEPAGSRRPNSLGLYDMSGNVDEWVFDWHPAAVNRRRMRRGGSFRNTLTELSLGRAGSAGPGESYHSATGLRVVRSLH; the protein is encoded by the coding sequence ATGATCTCCTGTCGCACGACGCCGGAACCCGAACCACTGCCAGAGCCGACGCAGGAACCAGCACCGGTTCAATGGCAGTCCCTGAACCTGAGGCAGGATTCACTGGTGTTGTCGGTGGGTGATTCACCGCAGCTTGCGGTCGATCTTGTACCAGAGTCCGGCGAACTTCCCGATGATCCCTTCGAGCTGGTAAACTTTACCTCCGACAATGATGAGGTAGCCAGGGTTGACGGTGCCGGACGGGTTACCGCCCTGCGTCCCGGTACGGTACAGATTCATGCCACGCTGTCGGGCGACGGGGAGCAGGTAACCGATGAAGCCCAGGACGCCGGGGAAGCATCCCTTACAGACAGCGTCTGGGTAGTGGTGCGGGATGAAATCCAGTTCTCCAATGCAGAAGCCCGCTTTATTCTGATACCGGACAAGCAGCAGGATGCCGAGCACACCTTCTGGATAATGGATACACCGGTTACCCACACTCTCTGGCAGGAGGTGTACCGGTGGGCTGTACAGGATCGAGGTGATGGGCGCCGTGAGGATGGGGGAGAACTGTATAGTATCCCCAGCCTTGGTCGGCGTGGCAACGATGGTGCGCAGAGCAAATCCGGTCTGCATCCGGTAACCCGGGTGAGTTGGCGATCGGCCGCTGTCTGGATGAACGCACTTACCGAGTACTACAATGCAGTAACCGGATCGAACCGGCAACTGGTGTACTATGTTGACAGTGACGAGGAGCTGCCACTGCGCAGGGCCACTCGTGAAGAACGTATCCGGCGCGATGTATTCATAAGCCAGGACAACCCGCATGTTGTGGCAGATGCCGATGGTTTCCGGTTGCCGCGGGATCACGAGTGGCAATCTGCCGCTACCTTTCCGGAAGGGATCAGCAGCATGCGCGAACATGCAGTGTATCGTGATACCTCGGGTGGTTCTACTGCCGAGGTCGCCTCTCGTGCAGCTTCGCTGTTAGGAATATACGATCTGTATGGCAATGTAAGCGAGTGGGTGTTCGACTGGCATCCTGGTTATGTAGGGGATCAGCGAGCACTGCGTGGCGGCAGCTGGAACAGCCCGGGATCTGAACTCAGGCCCGACAGTCGTGATTTCGCCAGGCCATACCACGAAGACGGAACCCATGGTCTGCGACCGGTGCGCACCGAACGATTGATCCATCCCGAAAGAATTAACGTAACGAGTGAATCACTGGACCTTACCGTGGGCCAGTCACAACAGATCGAGGCAGAGGTGCTTCCGCGCAATGCCAGTGACCGCAGTCTGATCTGGAGCTCCAGTAATCCGGAGGTTGCCTCGGTAACCCCGGATGGGGTAGTCCGGGCGCGAGCTGCTGGTACCACCTCAATCCGGATAGATGCCGCTGGTCCGCATGACGTATCTCGCCGTGTTGACGTCACGGTGCGTATAGCAGTGCAGGGATTAAGCCTGCAGGAGTATAGTGCTGTACTGGAACCTGGTCAGCAGCTGCAGCTTGCAGCCGAGATCTATCCGCGCGAGGCCACCGATACAGAGGTTGACTGGAAAAGCGCACATCCTGACATCGTATCGGTGGATTCTGAGGGCACGGTAACCGCCCATTCTGTCGGTACCACCACCATAACCGCTGTAACCCGGGATGGTGGTCTGGACACGGAATTTACCGCGGTGGTAAAGCTGCCGGTATTTCTGGAATCAGGGGATGAACCTGATTCGACAGATGCGGATTTTTCTCTGGTGCAGGTGCCGGCCGTTCAGTTCCCGGCCGGGATCGATGACGACTTGACTGCCGAGGTTGATTATGAGTTCTGGCTCGCAGATACCGAGGTTACCTATGCACTGTGGGCGCGTGTGCGTGACTGGGCCCGGGAATCTGCTGGGTACACCATCCCTGCTGCAGGGCGTCGTGGCGGATACTGGCCGGACCGGGTAGCAACCGGACCGGATCATCCGGTAACCGAGGTAGATTGGGTGTCTGCGATGGCATGGATGAATGCTCTCACCGAGATGTATAACCAGGTAAACGATGCAGATCTGGTTCCGGTATACTATGCCGATCCCGATTTTCAGCAGCCCTTGGGGCGTGCGGCCAATACGGCGGATGCAGCTCGCGGCGGGATACATGTGCGGTCCCGGGCAGACGGATTCCGTCTGCCGTTTGCCGAAGAATGGGAACTCGCGGCGCGGTATAAAGGCGCCGACTCTTCCGGTGGTGCCATGGAGTTCCCCGAGAACTCCGGGGGGTTCTGGACACCGGGAAATTATGCATCCGGTGCGGTTGGAAGTGTAGATGATCACCGTGCCACTCGCGAGGTCGCGGTGGTTCCCGGTGTACCCGGCAGTACCGAGGCGGTGCGGTCGCGCAGCCCCAACCCTCTGTGGCTGTGGGACATGAGCGGTAATATATCTGAATGGGTATTGCTGGCCGATGCTGATGGCGGATCCAGTTATGCACCAGCCCATCGCGGGGGGAGTTACTTTGATAATCCATCGGCCTTGCGGGTCAGTCGCGTCGAGGCTGAACAGGACGAAAATGGCCTGTTCGGCTTTACCGCCGGGCTGCGAATAGCACGTGGTGCTGCTGATACCAGCCCGGCCACCAGGGTTGTTCCCGATTCGGAACAAGAGGAACCCGCGCCGGAACCACAGCCGGAGGCGGCAGATCCGGAACAGGAGTCTGAGCCTGAATCGGCACAACCAGCCCAGGAACCGCAGGCATCGATGCCGGAATCAGAGCCTGATCCGGCGTCGGAGTCCGAGACTGTGTCAGGGCCTGCACAGCCGGAGACGGACGATGGGACCATTGGTACCCTGGTGGAAAACTATTCCGATATCGATCTCGAACTGGTTTCTGCGGGAGGGTTTGCCATCGGAACTACTGAGATTACCTATGGGCAGTGGCGAACCGTTTACAACTGGGCAGCCGAGAATGGCTACCAGATCCCCGACGAGGGGGCACGGCATTTCAGTGCCGAAAGCGATGACTACCCGGTAACCCGCGTCAGCTGGCGATCGGCCCTGGTATGGACCAATGCACTCACCGAATATCTCAACGAGCAGTACAGCAGCAGTCTGCAGCCGGTCTATTATGTTGATGCCGATTTCCGTACGCCGTTACGGCAGGCATCGAATACATCCCGGGTAGATACCACCCCGGGCTCGGTTGACGCTCCGCATGTTCATCCGGATGCCGATGGATTCCGCCTGCCAACTGCGCAGGAATGGTTGGCAGCCGCTACCTGGGGCGGGGAGCAGGAAGACTGGATAAGTGGTGCCGATGCACTGCTGGACGATCCCCAAACCGCTGCCGAGCTGGCAGTGTTTGGCACAGCCGCTCCGGAGCCGGCAGGATCGCGTCGCCCTAACAGCCTGGGGCTGTATGATATGAGCGGGAATGTCGATGAATGGGTATTTGACTGGCATCCTGCAGCGGTCAACCGTCGTCGGATGCGGCGAGGCGGATCCTTCCGTAATACCCTGACAGAGCTGTCACTGGGGCGTGCCGGCAGTGCTGGTCCGGGAGAGAGTTACCATAGTGCTACCGGACTGCGGGTAGTGCGCAGCCTCCATTGA
- the pyp gene encoding photoactive yellow protein, with the protein MEVIKFGSDDIGNVMAEIGDSKINDLAFGAIKLDKDGRILSYNQAEGAITGRDPKEVIGKNFFTEVAPCTNQPEFYGKFKQGVAADNLNTMFEYVFDYQMTPTKVKVHMLKAQMGDGYYIFVKRI; encoded by the coding sequence ATGGAAGTTATCAAATTCGGTTCCGATGATATCGGAAATGTTATGGCAGAAATCGGTGACAGCAAGATTAATGATCTGGCGTTCGGTGCTATCAAGCTCGACAAGGACGGCCGTATCCTTTCCTACAACCAGGCTGAAGGTGCGATCACCGGTCGAGATCCGAAAGAGGTAATCGGCAAGAATTTCTTTACCGAGGTTGCCCCCTGCACCAATCAGCCGGAGTTTTACGGCAAGTTCAAACAGGGTGTTGCGGCAGATAATCTGAACACGATGTTCGAGTACGTATTTGACTACCAGATGACCCCCACCAAGGTTAAGGTCCATATGCTCAAGGCCCAGATGGGCGACGGCTACTACATCTTTGTAAAACGAATATAG
- a CDS encoding AI-2E family transporter: MTPAPTRRPNPWDDSLLIRLGSKTLLVFLVILVGSRISFVFRPVVVLVTTLFLPILAAGALYYLSNPAVRLLQRLRLPRVAAIILLYLLFVLMLVALVFMIAPAAGQQVEKLVDSTPELVREARGFIASLQDNTLVQRILPDTELLELDISERVGDLVSELYKGINRNLNAFAGFLAGITVVLTTVPFILFFMLKDGHQLPEAIVRFLPVEYRPEGREILARMSEALAAFIQGQMIVSLFVGTFIYIGYLIIGIEYALLLAIVALVTNLIPYVGPIIGTVPGMIVGLLASPWTMLQVLVLVVIVQQVESQLISPLVMGRKLKIHPLTIIFVLLTAGSLAGFFGLLLAVPSYAVGRTAAVHLYKLYALKMRADRKIISP; encoded by the coding sequence ATGACACCTGCACCAACCCGCCGACCAAACCCATGGGATGACAGTCTGCTGATACGCCTGGGCAGCAAAACCCTGCTGGTGTTTCTGGTAATACTGGTCGGGTCCCGCATCAGCTTTGTGTTTCGTCCGGTAGTGGTACTTGTTACCACACTGTTCCTGCCGATACTCGCGGCGGGAGCCCTGTATTACCTCTCGAATCCCGCCGTACGGCTGCTGCAGCGACTGCGTCTGCCGCGGGTTGCTGCAATCATCCTGTTGTACCTCCTGTTTGTGCTCATGCTGGTTGCGCTGGTTTTTATGATCGCCCCGGCAGCCGGGCAGCAGGTCGAGAAACTGGTAGATAGCACCCCGGAACTTGTGCGTGAAGCCCGCGGGTTTATCGCATCGCTGCAGGACAATACCCTGGTACAGCGTATTCTGCCCGACACCGAGCTGCTTGAGCTTGACATCAGCGAGCGGGTCGGGGATCTGGTTTCCGAGCTGTACAAGGGGATTAACCGCAACCTGAATGCCTTTGCAGGGTTTCTCGCCGGGATTACGGTGGTGCTTACGACCGTCCCGTTTATTCTGTTCTTTATGCTGAAGGATGGACATCAGCTGCCGGAAGCAATTGTCCGTTTTCTGCCGGTGGAGTATCGACCTGAAGGCAGGGAAATCCTGGCCCGCATGAGCGAAGCCCTGGCAGCATTTATCCAGGGGCAGATGATTGTCAGCCTGTTTGTTGGCACCTTTATCTACATCGGGTATCTGATCATCGGGATAGAGTATGCCCTGCTGCTGGCGATTGTTGCCTTGGTAACCAACCTGATTCCCTACGTCGGGCCGATTATCGGCACCGTACCCGGGATGATTGTCGGGTTGCTGGCATCTCCCTGGACCATGCTGCAGGTGCTGGTTCTGGTAGTCATTGTGCAGCAGGTGGAAAGCCAGTTGATCAGCCCGCTGGTCATGGGACGCAAGCTCAAGATTCACCCCCTGACTATCATCTTTGTGCTGCTGACCGCCGGCAGTCTGGCAGGGTTTTTCGGTCTGCTGCTGGCGGTTCCCAGTTACGCAGTCGGCCGGACGGCAGCGGTACACCTGTACAAGCTGTACGCCCTGAAGATGCGCGCCGATCGCAAGATCATTTCCCCCTGA
- a CDS encoding aromatic amino acid ammonia-lyase → MSNQKFILESGSGQLLSLDDFILIIDQPASIELADSVYSRAEESCSLLHTLVEQGSSVYGVTTGFGAQGDMTIPAEQRQALQAAVIEYHGAGVGPVLSERESRAVLLARIVSLAQGKSGVRPALLAHMARIFNSGIAPVIPSRGSVGASGDLTPLSYVAAVLAGKREAWVKGRRVPAADALQSAGIEPWSWDMKEGLALVNGTAVMTALAALGLQDARRLAEWSDRITAAAAEAMQLAEEPFSSWVQESKHHPGQIASAAAVRQGAALQNTEISRQHQPNTGSNIQPRYSMRCAPQANGVLHDTVAMTRIWIERELNSANDNPLFDSRDGRVYHTGNFYGGHISAAADYLRIAIATTANLLDRQLQLLLEGSTGLPVNLVPPPADGEESAQPCFALKALGITTSALSAEVQHLAAPVSLLSRPTESGNQDVVSMGTLSALKLRESARVGFLLAAHTLTAAAQAAEIAGSPGPAVRKLIKYVREDVPLVRENVALGDRLEQLAVRMTASFY, encoded by the coding sequence ATGAGCAATCAAAAATTTATCCTGGAGTCGGGTTCCGGTCAACTGCTGAGCCTGGACGACTTTATTCTCATAATTGATCAGCCGGCGTCGATTGAGCTGGCTGATTCTGTCTATAGCCGTGCAGAGGAGTCTTGCTCGCTGCTGCATACACTGGTGGAGCAGGGATCATCAGTCTATGGGGTAACGACCGGATTTGGCGCCCAGGGTGACATGACGATTCCGGCTGAACAGCGACAAGCCCTCCAGGCTGCAGTAATCGAGTATCACGGGGCTGGGGTGGGCCCGGTTCTGAGTGAACGGGAATCCAGGGCAGTGCTGCTGGCCAGGATTGTCAGCCTGGCACAGGGGAAGTCCGGGGTGCGTCCTGCACTGCTTGCGCACATGGCCAGGATCTTCAACAGCGGTATTGCCCCGGTAATCCCCAGCCGCGGCAGTGTCGGGGCCAGCGGGGATCTGACTCCCCTCAGTTACGTTGCCGCCGTGCTGGCAGGAAAACGCGAGGCCTGGGTAAAAGGCCGTCGCGTCCCGGCTGCGGATGCCCTGCAGTCTGCCGGCATCGAGCCATGGAGCTGGGATATGAAGGAGGGCCTGGCGCTGGTAAACGGCACTGCGGTCATGACAGCCCTGGCCGCTCTGGGTCTACAGGATGCGCGACGGCTGGCTGAGTGGAGCGACCGGATAACCGCGGCAGCCGCAGAGGCAATGCAGCTGGCTGAGGAACCGTTCAGCTCATGGGTACAGGAAAGTAAGCATCATCCCGGGCAGATAGCCTCTGCAGCAGCTGTCCGGCAGGGGGCTGCGCTGCAGAATACGGAAATCAGCCGGCAGCACCAGCCGAACACTGGCAGCAACATTCAGCCGCGCTACAGCATGCGCTGCGCACCGCAGGCGAATGGTGTCCTGCATGACACCGTAGCCATGACGCGCATATGGATCGAGCGTGAGTTGAACTCGGCCAACGATAATCCGTTGTTCGACAGCCGGGACGGCAGGGTGTATCACACCGGGAATTTTTACGGGGGACACATTTCGGCGGCTGCGGACTATCTTCGTATCGCGATTGCTACCACCGCCAATCTCCTGGATCGCCAGCTGCAGCTGCTGCTGGAGGGCAGCACCGGTCTGCCGGTAAACCTGGTGCCACCGCCAGCAGACGGAGAGGAGTCTGCACAGCCGTGCTTTGCGCTCAAGGCTCTGGGAATTACGACCAGTGCCTTGTCTGCCGAGGTTCAGCACCTGGCTGCACCGGTTTCTCTGCTGTCGCGCCCGACCGAAAGCGGTAACCAGGATGTGGTGTCCATGGGGACCCTTTCGGCCCTGAAACTCCGCGAGTCAGCCAGGGTCGGGTTCTTGCTGGCGGCGCATACCCTGACCGCTGCGGCCCAGGCGGCAGAGATTGCCGGTTCCCCCGGCCCGGCGGTCCGTAAACTGATCAAATATGTTCGGGAGGATGTCCCGTTGGTGCGTGAAAATGTGGCGCTGGGGGATCGCCTGGAACAGCTTGCCGTTCGAATGACGGCCAGTTTCTATTGA
- a CDS encoding ATP-binding cassette domain-containing protein — translation MALISLKDVQLRFGDEPLFAGIDLHIQSGDRLVLLGRNGVGKSTLLRLIAGRIEPDSGAAAISNEVRVALLSQEDETGFVGTALEYCLEAANPPAISEVEAQKFLTRLGMQADEGFATLSGGGRRRVMLAAALAAEPEVLLLDEPTNHLDIDTAIWLEGYLQREAATLLMITHDRAFAKAVANRVAELDRGELFSFDCGYEEFLRRRDSQLESEQQQRAAFDRKLAAEEAWLRRGVKARRTRDEGRVRALLKMREEFRQRRNRLGSVNLKAEDAGRSGKLVAEVSNLSFTYPDSQEPDRPLIHGLSTTIMRGDKVGIVGPNGAGKTTLIRLLLGELTPDAGHVRTGTNLQPLYFDQMRSQLDPDRTVVENLSGGDDQLIVGGKPKHVNAYLQDFLFNPERARNPVKILSGGERNRLLLAKLFAQPSNLLILDEPTNDLDMETLDLLEDMLLQYPGTVLLVSHDREFLDNVVTDCLVFTPDGDIHEFVGGYSDWRQRVAAGLPGGTSAGTAAGGARSAGSTGNSPTSSHGDDSRSDSSTAAAGSRPTRRERKLSYKEARELESLPERIAGLEQRIEELHTAMADPEFYRQEGDQVAQLTGELQDCEEQLEAAFHRWEELDQLPQ, via the coding sequence GTGGCACTGATCAGCTTGAAGGATGTACAACTGCGATTTGGTGATGAGCCGCTGTTTGCCGGGATTGACCTGCACATACAGTCTGGCGACCGGCTGGTGCTACTGGGGCGCAACGGGGTTGGCAAGTCTACCCTGCTGCGGCTGATTGCCGGGCGGATAGAGCCGGACAGCGGTGCCGCGGCAATTTCCAACGAGGTACGGGTCGCACTGCTTTCACAGGAGGACGAGACCGGTTTTGTCGGTACGGCGCTGGAGTACTGTCTGGAGGCTGCCAATCCGCCGGCGATCTCGGAGGTGGAGGCGCAGAAGTTCCTGACCAGATTGGGGATGCAGGCGGACGAAGGGTTTGCAACCCTGTCCGGCGGGGGGCGGCGCCGGGTTATGCTGGCGGCGGCACTGGCAGCCGAGCCGGAGGTGCTGCTGCTGGATGAGCCGACCAATCATCTGGATATCGATACCGCAATCTGGCTGGAGGGCTATCTGCAGCGGGAGGCAGCGACCTTGCTGATGATTACCCATGACCGGGCCTTTGCCAAGGCGGTGGCCAACCGGGTAGCCGAGCTGGATCGGGGCGAGCTGTTCAGCTTTGACTGCGGCTACGAGGAGTTCCTGCGTCGACGGGACAGCCAGCTGGAAAGCGAACAGCAGCAGCGGGCTGCTTTCGATCGCAAGCTGGCGGCCGAAGAGGCCTGGCTGCGACGCGGGGTAAAGGCGCGACGCACCCGGGATGAGGGACGGGTTCGCGCATTGCTCAAGATGCGTGAGGAGTTCCGCCAGCGCCGCAATCGCCTGGGCAGCGTCAACCTGAAAGCCGAGGATGCCGGCCGGTCAGGCAAACTGGTAGCCGAGGTGAGCAACCTGAGCTTTACCTACCCCGACAGCCAGGAACCGGATCGTCCCCTGATCCACGGCCTGAGTACAACCATCATGCGGGGTGACAAGGTCGGGATTGTAGGGCCCAACGGGGCCGGCAAGACTACCCTGATCCGGCTGCTGCTGGGCGAGCTGACCCCGGATGCCGGCCATGTGCGAACCGGTACCAATCTGCAACCGCTGTACTTTGATCAGATGCGCAGCCAACTCGATCCGGACAGAACCGTCGTAGAAAACCTGAGCGGTGGGGATGATCAGCTGATCGTTGGCGGCAAGCCAAAACATGTAAATGCTTATCTGCAGGATTTCCTGTTCAATCCGGAGCGTGCGCGCAACCCGGTCAAAATACTTTCCGGCGGCGAGCGCAATCGCCTGCTGCTGGCCAAGCTGTTCGCCCAGCCCTCCAACCTGCTGATTCTGGACGAACCCACCAACGACCTGGATATGGAAACCCTGGATCTGCTGGAGGATATGCTGCTGCAATATCCGGGCACGGTACTGCTGGTAAGCCATGACCGCGAGTTCCTGGATAATGTGGTGACCGACTGCCTGGTATTCACCCCAGACGGGGATATTCACGAGTTTGTCGGCGGCTACAGCGACTGGCGCCAGCGGGTTGCTGCCGGGTTGCCGGGAGGGACGTCTGCCGGAACAGCTGCGGGCGGCGCACGCAGCGCAGGCAGTACGGGCAATAGCCCCACCAGCAGCCATGGGGATGACAGCAGATCGGACAGCAGCACCGCTGCTGCGGGCAGTCGCCCGACCAGGCGTGAACGCAAGCTCAGCTATAAAGAGGCTCGCGAACTTGAGTCACTGCCGGAACGTATCGCCGGGCTGGAGCAGCGAATAGAGGAGCTGCACACCGCTATGGCCGACCCCGAGTTCTATCGACAGGAGGGGGATCAGGTCGCACAGCTCACCGGTGAACTGCAGGACTGCGAGGAACAGCTGGAGGCGGCTTTTCATCGCTGGGAGGAACTCGACCAGCTGCCGCAGTAG
- a CDS encoding Tex family protein: MATAKKILDRVARETGIAASQVAATAVLLDEGATVPFIARYRKERTGGLEDVQIIAIRDWIQRLTELEDRRTVVLDSIRDQEKLTPELEAQIMAAESMAVLEDIYLPYRPKRRTRATIARERGLEPLAEQIYAQGSGDPQQWAEAFVNPELEVPDPEAALQGAADIIAERISEDAGVRASLRMLFSEKARLCSVPAKGQDPEKLKKDSKFADWLDWDEQAEQAPSHRILALLRGRSEGVLSIHALPPEDMALERLQQRVVRGNTPAARFVAGAAEDAYGRLLRPSLENELLGQLKLRADEAAVGVFTENLRELLMAAPFGRRPVLALDPGLRTGCKLVCLDAQGALVHNTTIFPLPPRKQIAESSRTLIELCDRYAIAAIAVGNGTGGREAADFVRSLGLQNSDGMPIPVEMVNESGASIYSASQTAREEFPDHDVTVRGAVSIGRRLQDPMSELIKIDPKSIGVGQYQHDVDQKLLKTGLDDVVVGCVNAVGVELNMAGRELLRAVSGISDKLARNIVDYRAEHGALGSRAELKKVSGLGPKAFEQCAGFLRISGAKNPLDASAVHPESYSIVKQMAADLGCSVRDLMQDAGLRKRIELKRYLSDSVGMPTLKDILAELEKPGRDPREGFEEFRFADGVNQISDLREHMLLPGVVTNVTAFGAFVDIGVHQDGLVHISRLADEFVRDPAQVVKVGQKVQVTVLDVDTARKRISLSMRPSDR, from the coding sequence ATGGCAACTGCAAAAAAGATACTCGATCGCGTCGCCCGGGAGACCGGGATTGCGGCGTCACAGGTGGCGGCTACCGCCGTGCTGCTGGATGAAGGGGCTACCGTGCCGTTTATCGCCCGCTATCGCAAGGAGCGTACCGGCGGGCTTGAGGATGTACAGATTATTGCGATCCGTGACTGGATTCAGCGCCTGACCGAGCTGGAGGATCGCCGTACGGTGGTGCTGGATTCTATCCGGGATCAGGAAAAGCTTACCCCGGAGCTGGAGGCGCAGATTATGGCCGCCGAGAGCATGGCGGTACTTGAGGATATCTATCTGCCGTATCGCCCCAAGCGGCGTACCCGGGCAACCATCGCTCGCGAGCGCGGACTGGAACCCCTGGCGGAGCAGATCTATGCGCAGGGATCGGGGGACCCACAGCAATGGGCGGAAGCATTTGTAAACCCGGAACTCGAGGTGCCGGATCCGGAGGCCGCGCTGCAGGGAGCCGCGGACATCATCGCCGAGCGGATCAGCGAGGATGCCGGCGTGCGGGCATCACTGCGGATGCTGTTCAGCGAGAAGGCACGCCTGTGCTCGGTACCTGCCAAGGGTCAGGATCCGGAAAAACTGAAAAAGGATTCCAAGTTCGCCGACTGGCTGGACTGGGACGAGCAGGCCGAACAGGCACCATCGCATCGTATTCTGGCTCTGCTGCGCGGCCGGTCCGAAGGGGTACTGTCGATACATGCCCTGCCACCGGAGGACATGGCCCTGGAACGCCTGCAGCAGCGGGTTGTGCGCGGGAACACCCCGGCGGCGCGCTTTGTTGCGGGGGCTGCTGAGGACGCCTATGGCCGGCTGCTGCGCCCGAGCCTGGAAAACGAGCTGCTCGGGCAGCTGAAACTGCGAGCCGATGAGGCAGCAGTCGGGGTGTTCACCGAAAACCTGCGGGAACTGCTGATGGCAGCCCCCTTTGGCCGGCGACCGGTACTGGCACTGGACCCGGGGCTGCGCACCGGCTGCAAGCTGGTCTGTCTGGATGCCCAGGGGGCACTGGTGCATAATACCACCATCTTCCCCCTGCCCCCGCGCAAACAGATCGCCGAAAGCTCGCGCACCCTGATTGAACTGTGCGACCGCTACGCGATTGCCGCAATCGCCGTCGGGAACGGCACCGGCGGGCGTGAGGCGGCCGATTTTGTCCGCAGCCTGGGGCTGCAGAACAGCGATGGCATGCCGATTCCGGTCGAGATGGTGAATGAAAGCGGAGCCTCCATCTACTCCGCCTCGCAGACAGCCCGTGAGGAGTTTCCGGATCACGATGTTACGGTACGCGGCGCGGTCTCGATCGGCCGGCGGCTGCAGGACCCGATGTCCGAGCTTATCAAGATCGACCCGAAATCGATCGGTGTCGGACAGTATCAACACGATGTGGATCAGAAGCTGCTGAAAACGGGACTGGATGATGTAGTGGTCGGGTGTGTCAACGCGGTCGGGGTTGAGCTGAACATGGCCGGTCGCGAGTTGCTGCGGGCAGTATCCGGGATTTCCGACAAACTGGCGCGCAACATCGTTGACTATCGCGCCGAGCATGGTGCACTGGGTTCCCGTGCCGAGCTGAAAAAAGTATCCGGGTTAGGGCCCAAGGCCTTCGAGCAGTGTGCCGGCTTTCTGCGGATCAGCGGTGCAAAAAACCCGCTGGACGCCTCGGCGGTACATCCCGAAAGCTACAGCATCGTAAAGCAGATGGCCGCGGATCTGGGCTGCAGTGTGCGGGATCTGATGCAGGATGCCGGTCTGCGCAAACGGATAGAACTCAAGCGGTATCTCAGCGATAGCGTCGGTATGCCGACCCTGAAGGACATCCTGGCAGAGCTGGAAAAGCCGGGACGCGACCCGCGCGAGGGGTTCGAGGAGTTCCGGTTCGCCGACGGGGTGAACCAGATCAGCGATCTGCGTGAGCACATGCTGCTGCCAGGAGTGGTGACCAATGTAACCGCCTTCGGGGCGTTTGTGGACATCGGGGTGCACCAGGACGGACTGGTACACATCAGTCGTCTGGCCGATGAGTTTGTACGCGATCCGGCCCAGGTGGTCAAGGTCGGACAGAAGGTGCAGGTGACGGTCCTGGATGTAGACACCGCCCGCAAACGGATCAGCCTGTCGATGCGGCCTTCGGACAGATAG